CTGCAGCCGGGACTGGGCCTTCTTCAGAAAGTCGGCATCCACGGCGCCGATGCCTTCGTCGAGTAGCAGGATCTCGGGGTCGATGCTGGTGACCACACCCATCGCCAGCCGGACCCGCATGCCGGTGGAATAGGTGCGCAGCGGCATCGACAGGTAGTCGCCCAGCTCGGTGAACTCGGCGATCTCGTCCACCTTGGTCAGCATCTGCTTGCGGGTCTGTCCCAGGAACAAGCCGCGGATGATGATGTTCTCGTAGCCGGAGATCTCGGGGTCCATGCCGATCCCCAGATCGAACACCGGCGCGACCCGGCCGGTGACCTTCGCCCAGCCGCGGGTCGGCTCGTAGATGCCCGAAAGTAGGCGCAGCAGAGTCGATTTCCCGGCGCCGTTGTGCCCGACGAGACCAACCCGGTCGCCGAGCTCCAGCGACATGGTGATGTCCCGCAGTGCCTCGATGACGACCACGTTGGAATTGTTCCGGCCGATCGTGCCGCCCGCCTTGCCCAAGAAGGCCTTCTTCAGCGAACGTGACTTGGCGTCGAAGATGGGAAATTCCACCCACGCGTCACGCGTCTCGATGTGCGGGCCGGACACTGTTTACAGGTACTGTCCGGTGCCGTGACCATGGGCTTGGCTCGCTTTACCCAGTCCCGGCGGTAGCGCGCCGTGGCGCATCTGCTCCAGCTGCGCGCGGGCCGCCATCTGCTGCGCGAACAGAGCGGTCTGGATGCCATGGAACAGCCCCTCGAGCCAGCCGACCAGCTGGGCCTGGGCGATGCGCAGCTCGGCGTCCGACGGCGCGGCATCCTCGTTGAACGGCAGGGTGAGCCGATCCAATTCCTCACGAAGTTCCGGTGCCAGGCCGTCCTCCAGCTCCCGGATGCTGGTCGCGTGGATCTCGCGCAGCCGGTTGCGGCTGGCCTCGTCGAGCGGTGCGGCGCGCACCTCCTCGAGCAGCTGCTTGATCATCGTGCCGATTCGCATCACCTTCGCGGGCTGCTCGACCAGGTCGGTCAGGGAGCGTTCATCGGAGTCTTCGTCCTGTACCGCTATCAGCCCGGGATCGACGCCGCCGATGACCTCGATGTCGTCATCGTCGTTGCCGGTACTCAAACCAATCACCATCCTCTTACACACCTTCTAGGAGTGGGCCCCGTCTTGGGGCGCGTCGTTGCGCTATTTCTCGCTATTTCCCGCTATTTCCCGCGCCATTCGTAGATCCGGGCCCCGCCATTGTCGTAGATCTTCGCCCACGACTTCGATTTCTCCAGCGAGACTAGTCCGTCGGGGGCCACGAACCCCCGCACGATCGGCAGGCTGGTCAGGATGTAGCGGATGTTGAGGACCTTCACGGACTCGACAACACGCGGGTCGTCGGTGCCGTTGCGGGCATAGGCCCAGAAGATGAAGCGGTGGTAGCCCGGACCCATCTGTACCGGGTAGTCGTAGTGCGTCCAGAGTGGGTGCAGCCCGGCAACCGCATACATCCATGCGGTGCCGTCGGTATTGCCGTTTCCGATCAGGGTGTCGCGGGCCCCGGGCAGTTTCGCCAGGTAGGCCATGGCGTCCAGGTCTTTCTGGTCGACCATCACCGAGTCGTATTTGTCGCCGAACAGGAACCGGTGCCGTGGAAAGTAGTGCCATGCACTCACCACGGTGGCCGCCACCAACAGCGCCGCTGTGATCGGGGCCCAGGTCGATGGCGATGACCCGCTACGCCCGGCTTCGCCGCGCTGGCGATCATCACCGGCGCGTGCGGGCACCGGTCTGAAACGGTGCGGGAGTCGTTTGGCCAGGGCCACCACCAGCATGACCGCCGTGAACAATCCCACACCCGCCATCGGCACCAGCAGCAGCGTCGTGGCCGCGGCGATGCGGCGCGGATCTTTGTAGAAGAACTCGCCGAATGTCCCGGCCAGCGCCCCGATGGGCCCGCCCAGCGGCGTTCCGGCGTCGACGTTCGCCACGATGAGCAGCAGCCAAACCGCCAGCGGCCACCAGATCTTTGTGACCAGGAAGATGAACCCGCCAAAGGCGGCCAGCACGATCAGCGCGTACTGGACCGGGAAGTCATTGAGGTGTCGGGAGTGCTGAAACACGGCGTCGAAGACGCCACGCTTCTTGCTGAGGTAGGTGAGGAAGGAGTGTCCGGCGATGATGTCTTCCTGTTGGGTGACGCTGAGAAACTGTGGCAGCAGGATCAGCCCGGCCGTCACGGCGACGCCGGCCAGCGTCAACAGGTCGGCGAGCCGGCCTCGCACGGGATGCCACAGCGCCTCGAAAGCCCACCAGGCTCCCACCAGCAGCACGACGACGACCCCTCCGGTGATGTGCACCGAAAAGACCCCGACCAACGCGAGCACGGCCATCGGGATGCGGTCTCGGTGTTGCAACGTCGAGGCGATCAGCAGCATCGCCGGCGCCGCGATGCCGTAGGCGACCAGATTGGGCATCGCGGCGGTGTCGAACTCGACGTAGGGCACCGCGGTGAACGAGGCCGACAGCGCCGCCGCGGTGGCCGACGCCCCGGCGGTCCGCCATTCTGCGGAGGCCGGCAATGCCGAGCCGAACGGCGAGGCTGAGGTGCGGGCACCTCCCGCTTGCGGGGGAGCCGACCAATATGGCCCCGCGTGGGTGCGCAGCGCGCGCCAGGTGAGAACGGCCGCGCTGACCGGGAACAGCCAGACCGCCGCCGCCAGCGAGCTCAGCGTGTAGCCAGTGGTGGGCGCGGCCCCGGTCAGTTGGCAGAACACCGCGACCAGGCCGTGGAATACCGAGGGATAGTACAGGGCGGCGTGTGTCTCGACGTTGCGAAGCTCGCCCATATGCGTGGACGAGGCCTGGCCGGTGTCGAGGATGAAGCGCACCGTGTTGGCGTGCCAGACCGCGTCCCAGGTGCTGGGGATGGATTGCCAGTGCGGGATGCCGGCGATGGCCGCCCAGCCGATGAGCAGGGCGCCCAGTGCCACCCCGGCCGCGACGGTGACTGCCGGCCAGCCGCTGACCGTTCGTGCTTCGGCCTCGGCGTCGCGAAAGCGGCCGAGCAGCAGCTGCAAACCCGTTGCTACTACGCAAACGATAGCCAGCGCGGCCAGCGCGGTCCAACCGTTCCAGGGGATGCCAAGCGCGCCGTAGGGGATGATCGCCAAGGCCACGACGCCGTATGTCAGTGGCGGGCCCACCGCGATCGCGATGGGCCAACTCAGCTGCGCGATCCGCGCGACGATGGCTCCCGGTGCGATCAGCAAAATCAATGCGATCAGCGTTCCGAACCACAAGCTCACTCGACTAGTATGGCTGGCCGGGTGACCTGGCTCGTGAAGCCCGGCTGGAGCAGGGGCACTCACCGCTACCGTCACCAATTTGCGGAGATTGCGAAAGCTCTAAGGTGGCTGGCATGGCCTATGACGTCGCCCGAGTGCGCGGACTGCATCCGTCGCTGGGTGACGGGTGGGTGCACTTCGATGCGCCAGCCGGGATGCTGATCCCCGATTCCGTCGCGACCACCGTGTCGACGGCCTTCCGCAGGTCCGGCTCGAGCACAGTGGGTGCTCACCCATCCGCGCGGCGCAGCGCGGCGGTGCTGGACGCGGCGCGCGCGGCGGTGGCCGATCTGGTCAACGCCGACCCGGGTGGCGTCGTGCTGGGCGCCGATCGCGCGGTGCTGCTGTCGTCGCTGGCCGAAGCGTCGTCGTCCCGCGCCGGCCTGGGGTACGAGGTGATCGTCAGCCGCCTAGACGACGAGGCGAACATCGCCCCGTGGCTGCGGGCCGCGCACCGCTACGGCGCCAAGGTGAAGTGGGCCGAGGTCGACATCGAGACCGGCGAGCTGCCGACGTGGCAGTGGGAGAGCCTGATCGGCAAGTCGACCCGGCTGGTCGCCGTCACCTCGGCGTCGGGCACGCTGGGCGCGGTCACCGATCTGCGGGCGACGACCAAGCTGGTCCACGACGTGGGCGGCCTGGTGGTGGTCGATCACTCCGCCGCCGCGCCGTACCGTTTGCTGGATATCAAGGAAACCGACGCCGACGTGGTGACGGTGAACGCGGCAGGGTGGGGTGGCCCGCCGATCGGGGCGATGGTATTTCGCGATCCGGCGCTGATCAATACCTTCGGCTCGGTGTCGACGAACCCGTACGCCGCGGGCCCGGCGCGCCTCGAGGTCGGCGCGCATCAGTTCGGCCTGCTGGCCGGCGTCGTCGCCAGCGTCGAGTACCTCGCGGCACTCGACGAGTCCGCCCGCGGGAATCGACGCGAACGGTTGTCGCTGTCGATGCAGTCCGCCGGTTCCTACCTAAACCGGATCTTCGACTACCTGATGATGTCGCTGCGGTCGCTGCCCTTGGTGATGCTGATCGGCCGTCCGGAGGCGCGGATACCGGTGGTCAGCTTCGCTTTGCATGGGATACCGGCCGATCGGGTGGTGCAACGGTTGGCGGACAACGGGATTCTGGCGATCTCCAACGCCACTTCGCGCGCGCTCGACGTGCTGGGCGTCAATGACGTCGGCGGCGCGGTCACCATCGGGCTGGCGCACTACACGACGATGGCCGAAGTCGACCAGCTGGTGCGCGCGCTGGCGTCGCTGGGTTGATCGGCGAGCAGACGCGGAATCGCATAATTGCTAGGGATTTCATGCGATTCCGCGTCTGCTCGCGCTCTAGGACGCGACAGTCAGCACGATCTTGCCGGCCACCTTCCCCGACACCAGCAGCCGGTGCGCGTCGGCCGCTTGTTGCACGGGCATCCGCGCGCCGATGATCGGGCGGACCCGCCCGTCGGCAAACATCGGCCAGACCGAGGCCGTCACCGCCTCGACGATGGCGCCCTTGCCGTTCGCGCCGCTCACCGGCCGCGCCCGCAGCGTGGTGCCGATCACCCGCGCCCGTTTGCCCAGTAGCTTGCCGAGGTTGAGCTCAGCCTTCACCCCGCCCTGCATGCCGATGATGACCAGCTGCCCATCGGTGGCCAGCGCGTCGATATTGCGGTCCAGATAGACCGCACCCATGATGTCGAGGATCACGTCGGCGCCCGCGCCGCCGGTTGCTTCCTTGACGCGTGCGACGAAATCCTCGTTGCGATAGTCGATCGCGATCTGGGCACCCAGATCGCGACACAGTTGCAGCTTCTCCGGGGACCCGGCGGTGACCGCCACCCGGGCGCCCAACGCCCGCGCGACCTGGATCGCGTGGCTGCCGATGCCGCTCGCCCCGCCATGAAGCAGGACCAGCTGGCCGGCGCTCAGGTGAGCCGTCAGCACCAGGTTGGACCACACCGTGCAGGCCACCTCGGGTAGTCCGGCCGCGTCGGTGAGCTCGACACCCGTCGGAATCGGCATCAGCTGGCCGGCGGGAACGGCGACGCATTCGGCGTATCCGCCGCCGGCCAGCAAAGCGCAAACCTGCTGTCCGACAAACCATTTGGTGACATCGGCGCCAACCGCAGAGACGACGCCGGCCACCTCCATGCCGATGATCTCGCTGGCTCCCGGTGGGGGCGGATACCTACCGGCGGCCTGCAGCACGTCGGCGCGGTTGACGCCGGCGGCGGCGACCTTGATGAGCACCTCGCCCGGCCCGGCGGTTACGTCGGGCACTTCTTGCCATACGAGTTGTTCGGCGGATTCGGCGACGATGGCGCGCATGCCGGTCACGCTACCGCTTACCCTTGTCAGCGGTGGCGTGGCAGAGCGGCCTAATGCACTCGCCTTGAAAGCGAGAGACGGCCAAAACCGTCCGGGGGTTCAAATCCCTCCGCCACCGCCATGTGACCGCGTTTGCCGCCTTCACAACCCCGCCCCGCGAGCGCGCGTGTTTGTACACCGACACGCCGGCACGGCTGGCATTCTGTGCACCCTCGCTGCCCGGTCGGGTGCTCGTCGTCAACCGGGCGGGATAGCGGCCGTGATGGTGTTCATCAAGGCGCCGTGGCGGCCGGCGTCGGGATCCCGGCCGGGCTTGCCGCTGCTGATCAATCCGGCGGCCAGCCCGCGCGCGGGGTCGGCCCACACGGCGATGTTGACCAGGCCGAGATGACCGAACGCGGCCGGTGCGTTGCGGCCGAACGGTCCGTACCGCGTCGATCCCAGCATGAATCCGGTCCCCCAGCGAAGCGGCATCAGCCCGGTGGCGAAGTCCGGCCGCAGACGTCGGCATTCCTGCACCGCGTCGCGCAGCGTTTCCGGTCGCATGATCCGAACGCCATCGAGTTCGCCTCCGCGGCGCAGGATTTCCATGAACCGCGACAGCTCGTTTGCGGTGGAGACGGTGTTGGACGACGGGACGACGGTGGTGAGGAAAAACGGCTCGTTCGTGTAGGGAATGACCTCGTGCACGGTTCCACCGATGGCCTTACGAAAGATCGCGGCGATCACCGGTGGCAATGGGCGACCGGTGGCGTGGCTGGGCGCGACCAGCGGGACGTCGTGTTTGGCGACGCCGTAGTTGGTCCATCGGAAGCCGAGCGGGTCGAGGATCTCGTTGGCGAGGATCTCGCGAATGTCCTTGCCGGTGGCTGCATAGACGATCTCGCGCACCAACGGTCCCCAGGTCAGCGCGTGGTAGATGTGCACCAATCCCGGGGGGTAGATCGGCCTCAATTCGCCGAGCTTTCGTTGGGCGTACTCGTGGTCGTCCGCGCGGGTGACGTCGGGCCTGGGCCCGGTCGGGAACGGGACGCCCGCGCTGTGGGTCATCACGTGCCGGATCGTGGTGCGGTGCTTGCCGTGGCTGGTGTAGGTGGGGATGTAGTCGCAGACACGATCGTCGAGCGCGAAGTATCCCCGTTCGACGAGCATGTGGATCACGGTCGCGGTGATGGCCTTGGCCGCGGAGTACACACAGAACGGTGTGTCCGTCGTGACCGGGATCCTTTCCGCGTCGGGATCATCGGTCGGGGCGTTGCCCCAGCCGTGGCCGATCGCGCGGTTGAGCACCACCCGCCCGCGGTGCCGGATGCACAACTGGATCGCGGGATGCATGCCGGCCGCATACCAGTGCCGTGCCGCCCGCCAGATCCGCTCGACGGCCGCGCTGTCGATCTCGGCATGGTCTTCTTCGCCGATCGCGGTGACGGCGTCTAGGTCGGCCGGCACGCGGATCTTGCCGTCGGGGGTCATGGCGCCAGCTTTATTCGCCGGTGAACTGCGGCGGGCGCTTGGCGAACGTCGCCGAGATCCCCTCGGTCAGGTCCTTGGACGGCAGGAAGGCCGCGTTCCATGCGGCAACGTACCGCAGGTTCTCCGAGACGGCGGAAATGCGCTGCTGGTCCAGGACGTCCTTGACGCCATAGACCGCCAGCGGCGGATTGGCGGCGATCTCCGCGGCGGTCGCATGGGCGGCGGCCAACGTGGCGTCGGCGTCCTCGTAGACGTCGTTGACCAGTCCGATCTTTTCGGCCCGGGCCGCGTCGATGTCCTTACCCGTCAGCGCGAGTTCCCGCAGGTGCCCGTCGTTCAGGATCAGCGGCAGGCGGGCGAGGCTGCCCATGTCGGCGACGATCGCGAGTTTGACCTCCCGCACCGAGAACTTGGCGTCGGCGCTGGCGTAGCGGATGTCGACCGCGGAGATCAGGTCGACGCCGCCGCCGATGCACCAGCCGTGTATCGACGCGATGGTGGGGGTGCGGCAGTCGGCGACGGCGTTGGTCGCCTTCTGCATACGCAGCACCTCGGCGTGGAAGTCCGTGCGGGGGCGGGCCAGCGCGCCGTCGGCCATCAACGGGGCGAACATGCCGCCCATCGCGGGCACGTCGAGGCCATAAGTGAAGTTCTTGCCCGATCCGGTGATGACGATGGCCCGCACGTCGCGGTCGGCGTCCAGCGCTGCGAACACCTCTGGCATCTCCGACCAGAAGGCGGGCCCCATCGCGTTGCCCTTGCCCGGTCCGATCAGCGTCACCTGTGCGACCTGGTCTTTGATCTCAACGGTGACGGATTCGTATGTTTCGCCCATGTGCAGACCGTAGCGTGGGGACCATGCCCCCAGAGTCGCGACCCGGTCCAGATTCCCCGCCCGTCGACGAGCTGGCCAGCGCCGAAGCCTCACTCGGGGTGCTCCAACAGGTCCTGCGCACCATCGCCGCCGACGACAAGTTCACGCAGACGCCGTGCTCGGAGTACAACGTCAAGGAGCTCACCGAGCATCTGCTCCATTCGATCATGGTCCTTGGCGGCATGGTCGGTGCCGAATTCGCCATCAGCGAGGACACCGACTCAGTAGAAGGCCTGGTGATCGGCGCGGCCCGGCCAGCCCTCGACGCCTGGCACCGGCACGGTTTGGAGGGCGCGGTGCCGCTGGGTCCCGGCTCGATGACTGCCCAGGTCGCGGTCTCCGTGTTTTCGATTGAATTCCTGGTGCACGCCTGGGATTACGCTGTCGCGGTCGGATGCGACGTCGAATTCCCGGATTCGCTGTGCGACTACGTGCTGGGGCTGGCCCGCAAGCTCATCAAGCCGGACGAACGCAGCGTGGCCGGTTTCGATGACCCGATCGCCGTGCCCGACGATGCCAGCGCCCTGCACCGGCTGGTGGCGTTCACCGGCCGCAACCCGGCGAGGCCGAACGCGGGCCGCTAGACCCGCTCGAGGTAGAAGTAGAAGTACCGGCCGTTGTCGACGACGCCCTTGCCGTTCATGATGCCCATCACGGCGTCGTCGTCGATCTTCTTGAAATGGTCGTGCACGGGCTGACCGTCATAGACCATCGTCGCGGTCACCTCGCCGCGGAAGTCTTCCAGCCACAGGCTCGCCTCGCCCTTGCCCATCGCGACGTTGGAGAACTTGTTGCCCTCGGCGTCCAGGCACACCAGCGGCTGCACGTCGCCCGCCGACTTGAAGGTCTTGCCGAACCAGCCTGCCTTCTCCAATTGGCCGTTCATCCGGTGGCCCGTGACGAACTCGCCGCCCTTCCACTCCCCCAGCATGTCGTCGATGGTCGCCGGCGGCAGCGTCGCCCAGAAATCGTCCAGCTCGGCGTCGGGAATATCGCCGCCGCGTTCCTTGAGTTCGGTGAACCTTTGGCGTGCCGTGCTCATCGCGCAATCCAGCCACGGGCGAACCGCAACAAGGCGTCGTTTTCCTCCGGCGCGCCGATGGTGACGCGGACACCGTCGGTGCCGTGCGGGCGCACCACGATGCGCGCGTTGGCGGCCTGTTCCACGAAGTCCCGGGTGCGGGATCCCAGCGGCAGCCAGACGAAGTTGGCCTGCGAGCGCGGCAGCGTGAACCCCGCGGCGCGCAACTCGGCGCCCACCCGGACACGCTCGGCGACCACGGCGTCGGTGCGGGCCAGCAGCTCGTCGGCGGCGTCCAGCGAGGCGACAGCGGCGGCCTGCGCGATGTTGGACACCGTGAACGGCACGTAGACCTTGTCCAGCGCGGTGATCACCTCGGGATGACCGACCGCGTAGCCGACGCGCAAGCCCGCCAGCCCGTACGCCTTCGAAAAGGTCCGCAGCACAACGACGTTGCTGTGAGTGCGGGCCAGCCCAAGGCTGTCGGGCAGCATGCCGTCGCGAACGTACTCGACGTAGGCCTCGTCGATCGCGATCAGGATGTGCGGCGGAACCGCCTGGACGAACCGCGTCAGCGCGCCCGGGTCGACGACGGTGGACGTCGGATTGTTCGGGTTGCAGACGAAGATCAGCCGGGTGCGTTCGTTGACCGCGGCGAGCATGGCATCGAGGTCGTAGGTGTGGTCGGTCAACGGCACCTGGACGGGGGTGGCTCCGGAGACGTGGACCTGGGGCGGATAGAGCTCAAAGCTGCGCCATCCGAAGATGACCTCGTCGCCCACCGCGGCGGTGATCTGCACGAGCTGCTGGCACAGGCTGACCGAACCGCAGCCGACGGCGACGTGCTCGGGCGCGAAATCGGCAGAACCCTCCGAGCTGAGGTGCTTGGCCAGCGCCGACTTGAGCGCCACGCAGCCGTTGTCGGGGTAGCGGTTGATGACGTCGGTGGCCTGTTGGATGGCGGCGCGGACGCTGGGCAGCGGGCCGAACACCGTCTCGTTGCTGGCCAGTTTGATGGCGCCCGGAACCGTCTTGCCAGGTACATAAACTGGTAGGCCGGCCAGCGCGGGACGCAGGCGGGCGGTCACGTCGACAGCATATGTTGCCGCTGGGTACGCTATGCCCCCGGCGGTTCCGGGATTCCGAGGATGGTCGGGTACCCTCGGGAGGTCCATGGAGGCGTGCCAGAGCGGCCGAATGGGGCTCACTGCTAATGAGTTGTCCCCCTTCAAGGGGACCGGAGGTTCAAATCCTCTCGCCTCCGCGGAGTTTTGGGAGCGGACAACTGAAGACTGGCGCCCGTAGCTCAACGGATAGAGCATCTGACTACGGATCAGAAGGTTGGGGGTTCGAATCCCTTCGGGCGCGCTCGCTGCCAGCGGTGGTCGCCCAGCCCGCCGCTTCCCGAGTCAGCAGATAGCGAACTCGCGGGTCGTTCCCGTAAATGCCGCTAGCGCGCCGGCGCGGTCTCGTGCGCTGCCGTGGTGCACGATTCGGTATCGCCCGGGTGGGGTATCGGCAGGAATATCCCAACTGATGGTGACGCGCGACCCATTCCGCCCGTGCCGCTGCCATTGGAAGCGCGTCGACCAGTCGCCGTCGTCGGCTACTCGTATCCAAACCGTCCCTTCGTGGCGTAGCACTTCGAGATAGGTGTGCTTGCGGCGCAGATCGTTATTGGGCAGTGCGCTGACAAATACGGCTTCTACAGTCTCGCCGGGTCGGTAGGTCGCAGATGGCTCAGCGGCAACTGTTCCAAACGATCCGCTATCGGCTGGGGGGTTGCGGACCCAGCTCAGCGGTCGCTTGGGCCGGGGAGCCTGGGTCGGCGTTGCCGGACGGCCGTCTCGCATTGCGGTGGCGAGTCCGGCTACGGTCTGCATCAGGGCGGGCAATTCCCACCGGCCAAACAATGTGCTTCCACCCTCGTAGCGCTGTTCCAGATACTCTTCGGGCGTCGTCACGTAATGGATGTAGGCATTGCAGTAGCCCACGCAGAGCACGTCGGCCAGGTCGGCGCCAACGATCGAAGCCACCGTGCGACGCAGTCGAAGGCCCGCGACGATGGTCGGCTCGCCCGGGATGCCGATCAGATAGAGCCGGCCGATCCGCACGAGATGAATGGGAACGACTTCTTCGACAAACGGATGTATCCGGTTCACCAGGTGGGCGGGCACCACTACGCCTTTGGGAGCGTGTACCGCCCGCGCCGACGTCGCCAACCGGTAGATGGCACTGGATAATCTGTCCCAGAACGGGTTTCGGCCTTGATGAAAGCCGTGGAACCCTTCGCCCTCGTCGGTCCCCGCCATGGTCGCGGCGGCAATCATCGGGCGCCCGGTACGGTGCGGTTGACCGTCGGGCGCGTATTCGCCCCGCACGAGAACCGAGCTGAGATCGACATAGGTGAACCGGGCATCGATGCCGGCGCCGATCGGTGTCGCGTTGTTCAACTGCGCGCATGCATCCTCGAACTGGCACAACCCTGTACGGCGGGTGTTCTCCAACTCCCGGTGCGGTGTGGATGCGCCAGTGATGGGCCCGTCGACGTGCGGGCTCATGTCGCCCGCGTTCGTCTGCGCGAACGCAGCGATGAAGTCGGGCTGACCGGCGAGGTAATCCGCGCCGCCCACAGTGCGTTCCCAGTGATAAGCGGCGAAGCCCTTGTTATCCCCGGAGATCAGGCAGTTGCGATTGGTCATACTCGTGCCGTGGGTGGCGAAGAAATGGATCGCGCCCACGGTGCGGTCACCCCGATCGATACGCACCAGCGTGGTATGGGGGTCGATGCGGCTCGGGAAGAATGCTCTGTCGGACGGCGGGTTGCGGTCGAACGCCGATGGTGAACGATTGATGCTTGCGCCGTGCAACTCGCCGTGGGATAGCGTCACCTCGGCCGGCGCCACATCGCCGTGTGCATGGTTCACCGATTCGACAATTCCGTCGACGATCGCCGCGAATGTCGCCGGGCGGAAACCGCTCGTCGTCAGGTTGTACAGCAGGTGTCCGCAGTACCCGCCGGGCCCGGAATGCGTGTGGGTCGTCGTTATCAGTGTGTTCCGCAACGAGTAGGTATCGCCATAGGAATCCGCCAGCCGCCGCAGTACTTCATCGGTCACGTTTTGCATAGGCAGTGGCAGCTCAGCCACAACCAGCAGTAAGCGCGCATGCCCGTCGTCGAAGACGAACGCCCGAGACCGAAGTCGAAGGTGGATACCGGCCGCGCGCTGATCGGCCTTGCCGTAGCCGAGCATGCCGCAATCCGCTGACTCGCCGGTGATATCGGCAATACCGCGTCCCACGCGAAGCATGACCTAGCCTTTCGCGCCTTCCGCAACAGCAACAAATCGCCGGGTCGCCGTCACCGCTGAGCGTCCGGAAACCCATTCATATACCCAGCGATCGGGTGGGTGAGCGAACGTGTCGCAGTCGGCCAGGACGGTGTGCCTGCACGAGGTGGTCGTCACAGTGGTGTCCACTCGTCCCACCGCTTACCGAAGTCGAGGACCTGATGTGAGAACTGGGCGCCGCTGATGATCTCGCGAAAGTGCTCTTGCCAGCCCCACCAACCGCTGATCTGAAATTGGTGCTGATACCAGCTGAGCTGATAGTTGATGGGTATGACTTCACCCTTGTTCTCCGGCGCAAACACGGCGATTGCCAACAGCCCGAGCACGGCCGCCGCGGGAAGCTGGATCTTCCCGTCACGCCATACAGACACCGTTGCGTCGCGCGACCCGTGGCGAGTCAATTCGAATCCCTTGGGCAGTTCGTCGCCGTGGTCGTGAGTGCGGCGGTGAATGCCGTACAGCACGTCGGCGATGTCGGGACGCTTGTCGGGCAGATCCGACTTCACCGCTACCGGGAAGCGAGTCTGAGTGAAGTCGATGCCGGGTGCCGCCATCACGTGGAAGATGTCAAGCGAGTCTCGGATGGTTCGCCTGAACCGGCTTGCAACCCCCAGCTGCGGATATCGCTTCTTCGCGGTTCCGTTGACAGCGTTGCATGCGTGGAACATCGCGGTGTCCCACTCCTGCCTGGCCCAGTGGTCGAGTGATTGCCTGACCGAATCTCCCACATTCACGCATTGAGGCTATCGACGCACGGTGATAGAGCTGCGCGAGGTCCAGCGCGTCGTGCAGTCGGGCCGGGCGCACAAACCGGAGTCAGTAGCCGGTCGGCCGCCAATTCAGGGCCGCGTCTCGATCAGGCCCAACGCCCGTTGGAGCAGCTGCACCGTGGCGGCGTGCAGTTGGTCGCCGACCCCTTTGTCGGCCTTGCCCGCACAGGCCCTAGCCAGCGTGCCCTCGATCACGATGCCGAGCTTGAAACATGCCAACACCGCGTACCAGGTGATCTGCGACAGGTCGCGGGTGGTGTTCCGCGCGTATCGGTGTAGCAGGTCGTCGGTGCTGGCCAATCCATCCTGGCCGC
This is a stretch of genomic DNA from Mycobacterium lacus. It encodes these proteins:
- a CDS encoding pyridoxal phosphate-dependent aminotransferase gives rise to the protein MTARLRPALAGLPVYVPGKTVPGAIKLASNETVFGPLPSVRAAIQQATDVINRYPDNGCVALKSALAKHLSSEGSADFAPEHVAVGCGSVSLCQQLVQITAAVGDEVIFGWRSFELYPPQVHVSGATPVQVPLTDHTYDLDAMLAAVNERTRLIFVCNPNNPTSTVVDPGALTRFVQAVPPHILIAIDEAYVEYVRDGMLPDSLGLARTHSNVVVLRTFSKAYGLAGLRVGYAVGHPEVITALDKVYVPFTVSNIAQAAAVASLDAADELLARTDAVVAERVRVGAELRAAGFTLPRSQANFVWLPLGSRTRDFVEQAANARIVVRPHGTDGVRVTIGAPEENDALLRFARGWIAR
- a CDS encoding neutral ceramidase, which codes for MLRVGRGIADITGESADCGMLGYGKADQRAAGIHLRLRSRAFVFDDGHARLLLVVAELPLPMQNVTDEVLRRLADSYGDTYSLRNTLITTTHTHSGPGGYCGHLLYNLTTSGFRPATFAAIVDGIVESVNHAHGDVAPAEVTLSHGELHGASINRSPSAFDRNPPSDRAFFPSRIDPHTTLVRIDRGDRTVGAIHFFATHGTSMTNRNCLISGDNKGFAAYHWERTVGGADYLAGQPDFIAAFAQTNAGDMSPHVDGPITGASTPHRELENTRRTGLCQFEDACAQLNNATPIGAGIDARFTYVDLSSVLVRGEYAPDGQPHRTGRPMIAAATMAGTDEGEGFHGFHQGRNPFWDRLSSAIYRLATSARAVHAPKGVVVPAHLVNRIHPFVEEVVPIHLVRIGRLYLIGIPGEPTIVAGLRLRRTVASIVGADLADVLCVGYCNAYIHYVTTPEEYLEQRYEGGSTLFGRWELPALMQTVAGLATAMRDGRPATPTQAPRPKRPLSWVRNPPADSGSFGTVAAEPSATYRPGETVEAVFVSALPNNDLRRKHTYLEVLRHEGTVWIRVADDGDWSTRFQWQRHGRNGSRVTISWDIPADTPPGRYRIVHHGSARDRAGALAAFTGTTREFAIC
- a CDS encoding crotonase/enoyl-CoA hydratase family protein codes for the protein MGETYESVTVEIKDQVAQVTLIGPGKGNAMGPAFWSEMPEVFAALDADRDVRAIVITGSGKNFTYGLDVPAMGGMFAPLMADGALARPRTDFHAEVLRMQKATNAVADCRTPTIASIHGWCIGGGVDLISAVDIRYASADAKFSVREVKLAIVADMGSLARLPLILNDGHLRELALTGKDIDAARAEKIGLVNDVYEDADATLAAAHATAAEIAANPPLAVYGVKDVLDQQRISAVSENLRYVAAWNAAFLPSKDLTEGISATFAKRPPQFTGE
- a CDS encoding TIGR03086 family metal-binding protein, with the translated sequence MPPESRPGPDSPPVDELASAEASLGVLQQVLRTIAADDKFTQTPCSEYNVKELTEHLLHSIMVLGGMVGAEFAISEDTDSVEGLVIGAARPALDAWHRHGLEGAVPLGPGSMTAQVAVSVFSIEFLVHAWDYAVAVGCDVEFPDSLCDYVLGLARKLIKPDERSVAGFDDPIAVPDDASALHRLVAFTGRNPARPNAGR
- a CDS encoding DUF4334 domain-containing protein, giving the protein MSTARQRFTELKERGGDIPDAELDDFWATLPPATIDDMLGEWKGGEFVTGHRMNGQLEKAGWFGKTFKSAGDVQPLVCLDAEGNKFSNVAMGKGEASLWLEDFRGEVTATMVYDGQPVHDHFKKIDDDAVMGIMNGKGVVDNGRYFYFYLERV